The proteins below are encoded in one region of Hordeum vulgare subsp. vulgare chromosome 3H, MorexV3_pseudomolecules_assembly, whole genome shotgun sequence:
- the LOC123440817 gene encoding putative glutaredoxin-C2 produces the protein MADRVTKLASQRAVVIFGASNCFMCHAVKTLFTELGVSWTVHELDKDPRGKDVERALVGMVGRNPPVPAVFIGGRLVGTTDQVMTLHVGGQLVPLLRQAGALWL, from the coding sequence ATGGCGGACAGAGTGACAAAGCTGGCGTCGCAGCGGGCGGTGGTGATCTTTGGGGCGAGCAACTGCTTCATGTGCCACGCGGTGAAGACGCTCTTCACAGAGCTCGGCGTGAGCTGGACGGTTCACGAGCTGGACAAGGACCCCCGCGGGAAGGACGTCGAGAGGGCGCTCGTTGGCATGGTCGGACGGAACCCGCCCGTGCCGGCCGTCTTCATCGGCGGCAGGCTTGTCGGCACCACCGACCAGGTCATGACGCTGCACGTCGGCGGCCAGCTTGTGCCGCTCCTCCGCCAAGCCGGCGCCCTGTGGCTTTGA